The region GGCCGGCCAGTCGGCCACCGAGGAGTTCGCGGGCGCCGAGGTGATGCAGCAGCCCTGCGGTGAAGGAGTCCCCCGCACCGACCGTGTCGACGACCCGCGTGGTGATCGCGGGCACCCGCACCCGTTCGCCGTCGAGCGAGGCCAGGGCGCCACCGGCGCCGAGTGTGATCACCACGAGCCGCACTCCCGCCGCATGCCACGTGTCGCACGCCTCCTCGGGCGCGGTGCCCGGCAGGAGGAGTTCCAGGTCGTCCTCGCTCAGGCGCAGGATGTCGGCGAGAGCGCACCAGTGCGCCAGCCGGGCGCGGTAGACGTCGGGGTGCACGAGCAGCGGCCTGACGTTGGGGTCGATGCTGATGGTGGCCTGGGGAGCCGCTGCCGCCAGGAACTCCTCCACCACCGCCCCGCCGGGCTCACTGACCAGGGCCAGCGATCCGGTGTGGACACAGGCCGATTCGGACAGATCCACCCTTGCCAGTTCCGCCGCGGCCCACTGCCAGTCGGCGGTGTTCTGCGCGTGGAACGAGTACGTGGCCTGCCCGGTGGCGTCCAGCTCGGCCACGGCCAGTGTGCTGGGTTCGGCGGCCGCGACGGCGTACGACAGGTCGACGCCCGACGCCTCCAGGTGGGCCCGGAACAGGCGGCCGAACACGTCACCGGACAGGCGCGCCAGGAAGCGGGCCGGGGTGCCGAGCCGGGCCAGGGCGACCGCCGTGTTCGCGGGGCCGCCGCCCGGCAGCACCCGCAGAGCGAGTTCGTTCGAGGGGCTTGCCGTCGGTTCGGTGAAGGCGTCCGCGACGCACTCTCCCAGAACAGTTATCTGACGCGGACTCATGGGCTGCTCACTCTCGTCCTGACCGGCGGGCGGAGGCGACGACTACGGGCGTTGCCGATTTGTGACAGGTGGAAGGCATTGACGTTGCCGGGATCCGGAGTCCATCATCCTCGCCAGGCAGTGTCAACGATGACATAAGTCAACGATGACACCTCGGACGGCATGCGCTGATCCCAACCCCAGTGCCGCCCGCTATCTCACAGGAGTCGATCATGTCTCGCACCACTCGCCTGTCCTCGTCCCTCCTCCGAGCCGCCGCGGTCACCGGCGTCGCGGCCCTGACCCTGACGGCCTGCGGATCCGGCTCCGGTTCGGGCTCGTCGAGTTCCGGCTCGGGCGAGGTCAAGGTCGGTCTGATCACCAAGACCGACACCAACCCGTTCTTCGTGAAGATGAAGGAGGGCGCGGAGAAGGCCGCCAAGGAGAGCGGCGCCCAACTGTCCACCGCTGCAGGTAAGTTCGACGGGGACAACGCCGGTCAGGTCACTGCCATCGAGAACATGGTCGCCGCCGGGGTGAAGGGCATTTTGATCACTCCGAGCGACTCCAAGGCGATCGTGCCCGCGATCGCGAAGGCCCGCGCCAAGGGCGTTCTGGTCATCGCCCTGGACACCCCGACCGAGCCGCAGAGCGCGGTCGACGCCCTCTTCGCCACCGACAACCTCAAGGCCGGTGAGCTGATCGGTGAGTACGCCAAGGCCGCGATGAAGGGCAAGACGGCGAAGATAGCCGCGCTCGACCTCGCGCCGGGCGTCTCCGTCGGCGTTCAGCGGCACGACGGCTTCCTCAAGGGCTTCGGCGCCACCGAGAAGGACGTCGCGTGCGCCCAGGACACCGGCGGTGACCAGGCCAAGGGTCAGACGGCGATGGAGAACTGTCTCCAGAAGGAGCCTGACATCAACGTCGTCTACACCATCAACGAGCCGGCGGCCCTGGGCGCGTACACCGCGCTGAAGGCCAAGGGCCGGGAGAAGGACGTGCTGATCGTCTCCGTCGACGGCGGCTGCACCGGCACCCAGGCCGTCAAGGACGGCAAGATCGCCGCGACTTCGCAGCAGTACCCGCTGAAGATGGCCGCCGAGGGCGTCAAGGCAGTGGTGACGTACGCCAAGAACGGCAAGAAGGCGTCCGGGTACACCGACACCGGCGTCACGCTGATCAGCGACAAGGCTCAGGACGGGGTCGCGTCGAAGGACACCGCCTACGGCCTGGAGAACTGCTGGGGCTGAGCGGGGCGCTCCGCTGGGGGCGCGGTGTTTGCTGCGGGCCCGGTGTGGCTGGTCGCGCAGTTCCCCGCGCCCCTGTCGGGGGCGCTGTCGCGCCACCCGACTTCGCCAGACCCCCCTCGTTCCCCCGTCCGCCGACACGGACATCTGTCTTCCGACAAGGACTTCGCATGACAGCCACGACCACGCCGTACTCCGAACTCAAAGCACCGACGACGGCGCGCAGACTGCTCACGGCGCCGACCACCGGGCCCCTGGCCGCCCTCATCCTGGCCTGCGCCTTCTTCTCCTTCTCGACCGACCAGTTCCTGACCGGCGGGAACTTCTCGCTGATCGTGCAGCAGGTCATGGTCGTGGGCACCCTCGCCATCGGGCAGACCCTGATCATCCTCACCGCGGGCATCGACCTGTCGTGCGGCGCCGTGATGGCGTTCGGCAGCATCGTGATAGCCAAGATGGCCGCCGAGGGCTCCCTGCCCCCGCTTCTCGCCATCGCCCTGGGTCTGGTGGTCTGCGGTGGGTTCGGGCTGCTCAACGGGCTGCTGGTGCAGAAGATCCCGCTGCCGCCGTTCATCGTCACCCTCGGCATGCTCAACGTGGCGTTCGCGCTGACCCACATCTACTCCGCGGAGCAGACGGTCACCAACCTGCCCGGCCCGCTGACCGCCCTCGGGGAGACCTTCCCGATGGGTCACACGGACATCACGTACGGCTCCCTCGTCACCATCGCCCTGTTCCTCCTCCTCGCCTACGCGCTGAGCAACACCGGCTGGGGCCGTCACGTCTACGCCCTGGGCAACAGCGCCGAGGCCGCCCGGCTGAACGGCATCCGTACCTCCCGCCTCACCATCGGCATCTACACCGTGGCCGGCCTGCTGTACGGCATCGCCGCGGTTCTGCTCATCTCCCGTACCGGTGTGGGCGATCCGCAGGCCGGGCAGACCGACAACCTCGACAGCATCACCGCCGTGGTCCTCGGCGGCACCAGCCTCTTCGGCGGACGCGGCTCGGTGCTGGGCACCTTCATCGGCGTCCTCATCGTCGGGGTGTTCCGCAACGGCCTGCAGCTGATGGGCGTCGCCTCCATCTACCAGACCCTGATCACCGGGGTCCTGGTGATCCTCGCGGTGACCGTCGACCAGCTCTCCCGGAAGAAGGCCCGATGACCGCCACCTCCTCCCCCACGCCCGTGCTGCAGGCCCGCGGTCTGGTCAAGCGGTACGGCCAGGTCACCGCCATCGACGGGGCCGACTTCGATCTGCTCCCCGGCGAGGTCCTCGCGGTCATCGGCGACAACGGCGCGGGCAAGACCAGCCTCATCAAGGCCCTGACCGGCGCGGTGACGCCGGACGCGGGCGAGATACGGCTGAACGGCGAACCCATCACCTTCTCCGGGCCCCAGAGCGCACGCGCCCACGGCATCGAGACGGTGTATCAGGACCTCGCGGTGGCCGCCTCGATGGACATCGCCTCGAACGTGTTCCTCGGGCGGGAGCTGCGCCGCCCGGGCGTCCTCGGCAGTGTCTTCCGCATGCTCGACAAGAAGCGGATGCGTCAGGAGGCCGCCGAGCACATGGCCGACCTGAAGATCGGTCTGCGTTCACTGACACAGTCGGTGGAGACGCTCTCGGGCGGCCAGCGGCAGGCCGTGGCGGTCGCCCGTTCCGTCGCCTGGGCCAGCAGCGTCGTCGTCATGGACGAACCCACCGCCGCCCTCGGCGTCAAGGAGTCCGGCCAGGTTCTCGACCTCATCCGCCGGGTCCGGGACAAGGGCATGCCGGTCGTTCTGATCAGCCACAACATGCCGCACGTCTTCGAGATCGCCGACCGGATCCACGTACACCGACTCGGCCGGCGCGCCGCTGTGATCAAGCCCTCCGACTACTCCATGGCCGAGGTCGTCGCCATCATGACCGGCGCACTCACCGTCGACGAGGCCGGAGATACTGTCGTAGCGGATTCGGAGGCCGCGAAGGCCGCCGGAGTCCAGGCCACCTGACAGAACAACCCCGCTCTCGCAGTTGCCGGCCGAGGCCGCGGCGGCAACCGAGAGCCCTCAGGAGACGGTTTCCTCCATGGCAGCGAACCGCCGCCCCACCCTGGCCGACGTCGCCCGCGAAGTCGGCGTCAGCGCCAAGACGGTCTCCCGAGTCCTCAACGAGGACGGGCCCGCCTCCGCGCAGACCAGGGAACAGGTACTGGCCGCAGTGGCCAAGCTCGGCTTCCAGCCGAACCTGATGGCCCGCAACATCCGCGTCGGCGGCCCCGACACCACCATCGGCCTGGTCATTCCCGACCTCGCCAACCCCTTCTTCGGAGCCGTTGCCCGTGCCATAGAGGACACCGTCCGCGAACGCGGACTGACCCTGCTCATGGGCTCCTCCGCGGACGACCCCGAGCGCGAACGCGCCCTGACGGACAAGTTCCTGGCCCGCCGGGTCAGCATCCTGATGGTCGTGCCGTCCGTCGGCGCCGATCACTCCCACCTCAAGTCGCACCGTACGGCGGGACTGCCGGTGATCTTCCTCGACCGGCCCGGAGTCGGACTCGCCACGGACAGCATCGTCAGCTCCAACCGGGCCGGAGCCCACGACGGCGTCGCCCACCTCGTCGCCCACGGTCACAGGCGGATCGGCTTCGTCGGTGACCTGCCCCTGAACCTGTACACGCGCCGTGAACGTATGGCCGGCTACCGCTCGGCACTGCAGGAAGCCGGCATCCCCCACGACCGCTCGCTCGTCACCAACGCCCATGACCAGCAGGGCGCCGAGGCGGCGACCGCCCAGCTCCTCGGTCTCGCCGATCCTCCCACCGCCCTGTTCGCCGGCAACAACATCATGGCGCTGGGCACGGTCGCCGAACTGGCCCGCAGCAAGCGCAAGGACGTCGCCGTCGTCGCCTTCGACGACGTGGCGCTCGCCGAGGCTCTGGAGCCGGCTCTGACGGTCGTCGCCCAGGACGCGGAGGAACTCGGCAGGGCGGCGGCGACCACCGCCCTGGCCCGGCTGGACGGCGACCGCACCCGCGCCCGAACCGCCACCGTCCCCACCCGTCTGATCGTCCGGGGCTCCGGCGAACTCCCTGTCCCCGTACTCCAGGAAGCGTGACCCGAGACGAACGAACCCGTTCCACCGCACCGGCGACCCCCGCAGTGGGGCCGCCGGGCTCGTCCGTCTCGGCGACGTCCATCACGTCACCGCTCACATCCACGCCGCCGCCGGGACCCAGACCCTGGCGGTCATCACCGATCTCGGGCTCCCGGAACATCTCGGTCCCGCTTCCGCGCCGGGCAGCAGAAGCGGGCCGAGCCCGGAGAGCCGTATGCCGGTCCGCTGAACGGACAGGTAAACTCTCGCCGTCGTACCCCAGCAGCACAGGGCCTCCCGGCACTCGGGTCGCGGCGCGAACCCGAGTCGGCGGAAGGCCCTGGGGAGCAGGCGTACAGCCTCTCAGTTGATGCGGACGATCTTCCAGAGCTGGTCGTCGACGTTCACGTCGGTCCACTGGACGACGCCTGCGCCGTTGCTGGTGGAGGACTGGGCGACGCCGGCGTTGAGGCCGCTGTTGACGTTCTTGAGCTTGTAGTAGCCGTTGCCCGCGTCGGTGAGGGTCCACTTCTGCGAGTTGGCGGCGGAGGGGGTGTTCTGGACGACGGCGGCTCCCGCGCTGGTGGAACCGCTACGGATGTCGAGGTTGAGGTTGCTGTTGGCGTTCCTGATGGTCCAGGCTCCGCCGCTCGCCGACTGGAAGGTGAACAGCTGGCAGAGACAGGCGGAGTTGTCCCACTGGCCCACGGCCGTACCGGTGGCGGTGGAGCCGGCCGGGATGTCGAGGTACTTTCCGCTGTTCTTGTTGACGAGGATGTACTGCCCCGTACCCAGCGGCGGCAGAGCGGTCTGCGTCAGATTCCAGCGCTGGCAGGCGCAGCCGGTCTCGCCCCACTGTCCGGCGGTGGCACCGACGGTGCTGGAGGCGTTCGGGATCTCCAGCAACTTGCCGGTGACGCGGTTGGTGAGCGTGTAGCCGCCGGCGGGGTTCGGGGCGACGGCCCATTCGTGGTCGAGGGTGCCGTTGTCGTCCCACTGGAGAATCCTGGCGCCGTTGGCGGTGGACTGGTTCTCCACGCCGAGGACCTTGCCGCTGGCCACGTTGAAGATCTTGAAGTAGCCGGAGGGCTGCGCCACGAAGCGCCACTGCTGGTCGGTGGCGTTGGTGGTGGTCTGCTGGGTCGCGCCGGTGCCGTTGACGGTGGTGCCGCCCGCGATGGTCAGCCTGAGGTCGCTGCCGGCGTTCGACACCGTGTAGGTGGCGCCGTCCGAGATGCCGCCGCCCAGGTCGATGGTGGCGTACGTGACGGGGTTACGGACGTTGCTGCCGCCGCTTCCCCCGCTGAGCACCAGCAGGCTGTGGCCGTCGGACAGCGGCAGCAGGCCTCGGCTGTAGCCGCCGACGACTACGGAGTTGATGCGCGTCCAGGTGTCGGCGGCGCCGCCCGCGGTGTTGAGGAACAGATCCCCCGTGCTGTAGGCGCTGACGACGAGGGTGCCGTTGGGCCCGCCGGTGGGCAGCCAGGTGATGTAAGGGGTGCTGGTGGGGACCGTGCCGTCCGTGGCACGCAGGGGAATGCCCGTGACGGAGTCGAACGCCTCCGGGTCGGCGGAGATCTTGTAGTAGACGGCGAAGTTGCCTGCGGCTGAGCCGCCGTACTCGTACGTCATGACGTAGTTGCCGTTGGGCAGCTTGGCGACGGTGGGCATGCCCGGGCGCTGGCTGTAGGTGGGCATCGCCACGTCGTTCACCACAGGGCCCCAGGTGCGGCCGTCCGTGGAGACCTGGTGCACGACCTTCTGGCCGTAGGCGGAGTCGCGCTGGTCGGAGTAGTAGACGATCAGCTTGCCGTTGGCGTAGAGGAAGAACGGCTCCCACACGGGGGTGTTGCCGTTGCCGTTCGTGTCGAAGGCCGAACCCCCGGTGGCGATGTTGCTGACGAAGGTCCAGGTCTGGCCGCGGTCCGTGCTGGCGTAGACATCGATCTTGATGGCGGAACGGTCGGCGGGGACGGACGCTCCGGCGGCAAGGATCGTGCCTGCCGGGAAGTCACCCAGCGCTGCGGGGAGCTCGAACAGCTCGGGCTCCCAGCGCATGCCCCAGCCGTTCTGGGTGTCGGCGACCTCGGAGATCTTCGTCCAGGCGTTGCCGTTGTCGGTGCTGCGATAGATCGGGAAGACCGGTGTGCCGGTGGTGTACTGCTCGAACGTCGACAGCAGCGTGCCGTTGGCCGAGCCGTTGTGCTGCAGACGCAGTTCTCGCGGGTAGAACGACCCGGGCGAGGGAGCGTTCGACGGCGGCGTGTACATCGTCTGCGACGGACGGGTCAGGGCGTCGGCCCGGCCCGCCGCGGGCAGCAGCAGCGTCGCCACCGCGGCGAGCAGGGCGAGGACGGCCGTCAGGAGGAAGAGGGGACGGGACTGCTGAGCGACGCCGGATCTGGCGCCTGTCTGGGCAGCGGACATTGCGGCTCCCGGGGGAAGGGATGAGGGGTGTGAGGTGTGTCCGTGCCCGCCGCCCGCCGGATCGAGCCCGGCATGGAACGGCGGAGTCAGGGACGGGTGACGCCGGCCGGTCCTGACAGCGGCCGACGTCGTGGCGACAACGGCTCCGGCGGGCCTCTCGGAACGAGGGTCCTCGGAGACGGAGGTGGGGCTCACATGTGGGTCCTGTTCCACACGTGGCCGAGATGGTGGTTCAGATGGTGCGGATGGTGTGGAGCACCGGCTACCTCTGGTGGGAGGGCGGGGGCGCCGTCGAGCCACGGACGACGAGTTCGACCGGCGGCTCGCTCGCCGCGGGGAGGTCGGTCTCCGGCTCCTCGATGGCGTGCACGAGCAGCCTGATCCCTTCCCTTGCGGCGGCGTCGAAGGGCTGCCGGGCCGTGGTGAGCGGAGGGGTGACGTAGGCGAAGACGGGGTTGCCGTCGAAGCCGACCACGCTGATGTCCTCCGGTACCCGGCGGCCCGCCTCGCGCAGGGCGTGGATCAGGCCGATGGCCATCTCGTCGCCCGCCACGAAAACGGCGGTCACGGAAGGGTCCTCGGCCAGTTCACGGCCTGCGGCGAAACCGGATTCGGGTGACCAGTCGCCGTCGAGCACGGGAGTTTCGGGGGCGCCCCGTGCCGCCAGTGCCGCACGCCAGCCGTCGATACGGTCCTTCGAGGCGTACCAGCGTCGCGGGCCCGCGAGATGGTGCACGGTCGTGTGCCCCAGATCCAGCAGGTGATCGGTGGCCGCGCTCGCCAGCTCGAAGGCGCCCACACCCACGCTCAGGGTCCGAGCGGAGGTGAAGGCCGGCGGCGCGCCCAGGAAGAGGACCGGTACGTCGATCCTGACGGAGACCTCTCCTTCCACGATGGGCTCGGAGACGACGATGCCGTCAACTCCCTGATCCAGGAGCGACAGCACCGCGCCGGCGATGCCTTCGGGGTCGCCGTCCGCCGTGTTGACCACGCGCAGTGCGTAACCGGCGTCCCGTACGGCCTTCTCCACACCCACGAGGAGCATGGCGGTTCCGTACCCGGCTGTCCCGAGGGCGACGACACCGATGGAACGGCTTCGCCCAGAGGCCAGTGCCCTGGCCGCGTGGTTCAGCCGGTACCCGAGCTTCTCGGCCGCCTCCAGGACGCGTTGGCGGACCTCGTCGGAGACATACGGCTCGTTGTTGAGGACCCGCGACACCGTCTTGCGTGAAACGCCGG is a window of Streptomyces sp. B21-083 DNA encoding:
- a CDS encoding sugar ABC transporter substrate-binding protein, giving the protein MSRTTRLSSSLLRAAAVTGVAALTLTACGSGSGSGSSSSGSGEVKVGLITKTDTNPFFVKMKEGAEKAAKESGAQLSTAAGKFDGDNAGQVTAIENMVAAGVKGILITPSDSKAIVPAIAKARAKGVLVIALDTPTEPQSAVDALFATDNLKAGELIGEYAKAAMKGKTAKIAALDLAPGVSVGVQRHDGFLKGFGATEKDVACAQDTGGDQAKGQTAMENCLQKEPDINVVYTINEPAALGAYTALKAKGREKDVLIVSVDGGCTGTQAVKDGKIAATSQQYPLKMAAEGVKAVVTYAKNGKKASGYTDTGVTLISDKAQDGVASKDTAYGLENCWG
- a CDS encoding carbohydrate kinase family protein, translated to MSPRQITVLGECVADAFTEPTASPSNELALRVLPGGGPANTAVALARLGTPARFLARLSGDVFGRLFRAHLEASGVDLSYAVAAAEPSTLAVAELDATGQATYSFHAQNTADWQWAAAELARVDLSESACVHTGSLALVSEPGGAVVEEFLAAAAPQATISIDPNVRPLLVHPDVYRARLAHWCALADILRLSEDDLELLLPGTAPEEACDTWHAAGVRLVVITLGAGGALASLDGERVRVPAITTRVVDTVGAGDSFTAGLLHHLGARELLGGRLAGLRLDEVAEACRFAAGVAALTCSVAGPNPPWHDQLVQLATVDRV
- a CDS encoding LacI family DNA-binding transcriptional regulator, with product MAANRRPTLADVAREVGVSAKTVSRVLNEDGPASAQTREQVLAAVAKLGFQPNLMARNIRVGGPDTTIGLVIPDLANPFFGAVARAIEDTVRERGLTLLMGSSADDPERERALTDKFLARRVSILMVVPSVGADHSHLKSHRTAGLPVIFLDRPGVGLATDSIVSSNRAGAHDGVAHLVAHGHRRIGFVGDLPLNLYTRRERMAGYRSALQEAGIPHDRSLVTNAHDQQGAEAATAQLLGLADPPTALFAGNNIMALGTVAELARSKRKDVAVVAFDDVALAEALEPALTVVAQDAEELGRAAATTALARLDGDRTRARTATVPTRLIVRGSGELPVPVLQEA
- a CDS encoding ATP-binding cassette domain-containing protein, whose protein sequence is MTATSSPTPVLQARGLVKRYGQVTAIDGADFDLLPGEVLAVIGDNGAGKTSLIKALTGAVTPDAGEIRLNGEPITFSGPQSARAHGIETVYQDLAVAASMDIASNVFLGRELRRPGVLGSVFRMLDKKRMRQEAAEHMADLKIGLRSLTQSVETLSGGQRQAVAVARSVAWASSVVVMDEPTAALGVKESGQVLDLIRRVRDKGMPVVLISHNMPHVFEIADRIHVHRLGRRAAVIKPSDYSMAEVVAIMTGALTVDEAGDTVVADSEAAKAAGVQAT
- a CDS encoding RICIN domain-containing protein; this translates as MSAAQTGARSGVAQQSRPLFLLTAVLALLAAVATLLLPAAGRADALTRPSQTMYTPPSNAPSPGSFYPRELRLQHNGSANGTLLSTFEQYTTGTPVFPIYRSTDNGNAWTKISEVADTQNGWGMRWEPELFELPAALGDFPAGTILAAGASVPADRSAIKIDVYASTDRGQTWTFVSNIATGGSAFDTNGNGNTPVWEPFFLYANGKLIVYYSDQRDSAYGQKVVHQVSTDGRTWGPVVNDVAMPTYSQRPGMPTVAKLPNGNYVMTYEYGGSAAGNFAVYYKISADPEAFDSVTGIPLRATDGTVPTSTPYITWLPTGGPNGTLVVSAYSTGDLFLNTAGGAADTWTRINSVVVGGYSRGLLPLSDGHSLLVLSGGSGGSNVRNPVTYATIDLGGGISDGATYTVSNAGSDLRLTIAGGTTVNGTGATQQTTTNATDQQWRFVAQPSGYFKIFNVASGKVLGVENQSTANGARILQWDDNGTLDHEWAVAPNPAGGYTLTNRVTGKLLEIPNASSTVGATAGQWGETGCACQRWNLTQTALPPLGTGQYILVNKNSGKYLDIPAGSTATGTAVGQWDNSACLCQLFTFQSASGGAWTIRNANSNLNLDIRSGSTSAGAAVVQNTPSAANSQKWTLTDAGNGYYKLKNVNSGLNAGVAQSSTSNGAGVVQWTDVNVDDQLWKIVRIN
- a CDS encoding ABC transporter permease, with the translated sequence MTATTTPYSELKAPTTARRLLTAPTTGPLAALILACAFFSFSTDQFLTGGNFSLIVQQVMVVGTLAIGQTLIILTAGIDLSCGAVMAFGSIVIAKMAAEGSLPPLLAIALGLVVCGGFGLLNGLLVQKIPLPPFIVTLGMLNVAFALTHIYSAEQTVTNLPGPLTALGETFPMGHTDITYGSLVTIALFLLLAYALSNTGWGRHVYALGNSAEAARLNGIRTSRLTIGIYTVAGLLYGIAAVLLISRTGVGDPQAGQTDNLDSITAVVLGGTSLFGGRGSVLGTFIGVLIVGVFRNGLQLMGVASIYQTLITGVLVILAVTVDQLSRKKAR
- a CDS encoding LacI family DNA-binding transcriptional regulator, producing the protein MTRVVGRNAGSPAPRSVDVAHEAGVSRKTVSRVLNNEPYVSDEVRQRVLEAAEKLGYRLNHAARALASGRSRSIGVVALGTAGYGTAMLLVGVEKAVRDAGYALRVVNTADGDPEGIAGAVLSLLDQGVDGIVVSEPIVEGEVSVRIDVPVLFLGAPPAFTSARTLSVGVGAFELASAATDHLLDLGHTTVHHLAGPRRWYASKDRIDGWRAALAARGAPETPVLDGDWSPESGFAAGRELAEDPSVTAVFVAGDEMAIGLIHALREAGRRVPEDISVVGFDGNPVFAYVTPPLTTARQPFDAAAREGIRLLVHAIEEPETDLPAASEPPVELVVRGSTAPPPSHQR